Genomic segment of Methanolobus mangrovi:
TATACACGGAATGTCGCGAAGGAAGCCGTGTTTGTGGAAACTGCAAAGCACTTGCGGCTGAAAGGACAGAAAAGTTCCTTAAAGAGCATCAGGAACTGCGTGAAGTTGCAAAAGACAGACTTGATGAATACGGATTATCAATTTAACAGGTGTAATTATGAGTTCCCAGTACAACCTTACATCCAATGAGAAAAATGTATTGATCGCATTGGAATATCTAAAAGATGCAAGCCCCGATGAGCTGGCTGAAAAGGCAGAAATGAAAATGGAAACTGCAATGCAGGCTGCTTTTCTGCTTGAAGAGAAAGGGCTTGCCCAGGTAGAGGAAAGTGTTACCGAGATATTCGAACTTACCGGGGAAGGAAAGAAATATGCTGAAGAAGGCCTTCCTGAAAGGCAGATAATCAACACTATATCCGAACCTGTATCCATGGATGATCTTAAAGAGAAGTTCAATCCTGCTATTGTTGGTATTGCAACCGGATGGCTGCGCCGCAAAGGCTGGGCAGGAATAGAAAATGGAATGATCGTTCCGACAGGTAATGCTCAGACAAGTGCTGATGAGCATGCTTTGGCTGCATTTGCCGGTGAAGAGAAGACCTTTGGTGAGTTGGGGGCAGACAAGAATGTCATCAACGATCTCATCAAGCGCAAGCTTGTGTCAAAGATCGAGAACAAACAAAGGACCATCAAGCTCACAGCTGAAGGAAAGAAATTAACTGATGCAGGAATTGTTGTTGAGGAAGAACTTGCACAGATCACGTCCGAACTCCTGAAAAGCGGCGAGTGGATGAACAAGAAGTTCAGGCCATATAACATTCATACAGCTCCAAAGCCAATATACGGAGCGAAGATACACCCATACCAGCGCCTGATCGATCAGATGAGGCGTATTTTCCTTGACATGGGATTCACTGAGATAAAAGGTGAGGCAATACAGAGTTCTTTCTGGAACTTCGACTCACTTTTCCAGCCACAGGATCACCCAGCAAGAGAAATGCAGGATACATTCCATCTTTCCAGTACCTCAGAACTTCCTGAGGAGTACAAGGACAATGTATGTGCTATGCATGAACATGGTGGGGATACTGAATCAACTGGTTGGGGAAGCAAATGGAGCGAGGAAATCGCCTGCAAGAACGTTTTGAGGACTCATACGACAGCATTGACCATCAAGTACCTTGCAGACAACCCGGAACCACCCATTAAAGCATTCTCAATAGACAGGGCATATCGCAGGGAAACCATCGACCCGACACACACACCGGAATTCGAACAGCTTGAGGGTGTTGTAATGGACAAGGACATGTCATTCTCAAACTTACTGGGATGCCTTTCTGAGTTCTATCACAGAATGGGATTTGAGGATGTAAGATTCAGACCTGGTTATTTCCCATACACTGAACCAAGTGTTGAACCTGAGGTGTATGTAGATGGCCTTGGATGGGTTGAACTCGGAGGTGCAGGTGTTTTCAGGAAAGAGGTCACTCATCCTCTGGGAATCAAATACCCTGTTCTTGCATGGGGACTTGGAGTAAGCCGTCTTGCAATGCTTAAGCTAGGACTTAAGGACCTGCGTCAGTTATATCACTCCGATATCGACTGGCTCCGCAAGAGTGAGGTATGTCAGCTCTGAGCTGGCATCCTGTATTTATTTTGACTCCTAACCCTTTTTATCTTTTTGTGATTATCTTTGCCAGCAGGGATTTTTCAATATCCACGGCATTTACAGGACATAGTTCACGGCAACAATAACACAATATGCATTTTTCCCTGTTTACCTCAAGATGGTCATCGACTTCTTCGATTGCATGAGCCGAACAGTTCATGGCACA
This window contains:
- the pheS gene encoding phenylalanine--tRNA ligase subunit alpha; the protein is MSSQYNLTSNEKNVLIALEYLKDASPDELAEKAEMKMETAMQAAFLLEEKGLAQVEESVTEIFELTGEGKKYAEEGLPERQIINTISEPVSMDDLKEKFNPAIVGIATGWLRRKGWAGIENGMIVPTGNAQTSADEHALAAFAGEEKTFGELGADKNVINDLIKRKLVSKIENKQRTIKLTAEGKKLTDAGIVVEEELAQITSELLKSGEWMNKKFRPYNIHTAPKPIYGAKIHPYQRLIDQMRRIFLDMGFTEIKGEAIQSSFWNFDSLFQPQDHPAREMQDTFHLSSTSELPEEYKDNVCAMHEHGGDTESTGWGSKWSEEIACKNVLRTHTTALTIKYLADNPEPPIKAFSIDRAYRRETIDPTHTPEFEQLEGVVMDKDMSFSNLLGCLSEFYHRMGFEDVRFRPGYFPYTEPSVEPEVYVDGLGWVELGGAGVFRKEVTHPLGIKYPVLAWGLGVSRLAMLKLGLKDLRQLYHSDIDWLRKSEVCQL